The stretch of DNA GTGCTCTGCGCGATAGTCGGGCGGCTTCAGCGCGCGCGTTTTGCCGACGAAATGCAAATTATAGACTAGAACCAGGCGACATCCCGCCTCGACAGGTCGCACTTCATGCACGCAATCGGCATAGAAGGCCGCGAAGCCGATCTCCGAAGGTTCCTCCGGACGCGGGTCGAGCACCACCTCCCGTCCGAGATGCTTGATGACCAATTCGCCGCCGCTATGGGTCGAGGGCAGTACGAGCACCATCGTCGCGAACATGCCGGGGACCTTCTCGGTATCGCGATGGTCGACAAAGAAGCTGCCGGTTTCGTAGACAAGGAGCTTATAGAAGTCGGCCGCAACCGGGCCGCTCACGCCGAGCCCAAGGGCGATGTCGGCGACGAGCCCGGCCAGCGTCTTTTCCCAGTGGCGCCCTCCGATCCGAACCTTGGCGGAATCGACCTGCCAGGTTCTCCGGACCCCGCGATCGACCACCGTCTCCTCGCCCCGCCCATAGGGGGCTGCCTCGGCGATTGCGACGAGCCGCTCGGCCTGGACAGGCAGGATCGGAAAGGCGATCCTGCCGACACCGTCGACATCGATCGCCGGCATGAATATCTCCCGTATTCCGCCAACGCAAAAGTCGCCCGGACGCTCGACGGAACGAAGGCTGTCGAGCAACGCGCTACCGATCGACGACATGGCAACTCCCGGCAAGATGAACGGCGTTTGGTGGATGATCGAAAAGTCATCCAAGAGTCGGCGTGTTGGGCAAGAGTCGGCGTGTTGGGCCGTCAAACGATGATACGCAGCGAACGCACGCATGACAAATCGCGATCATGCGTCACCCGGGCGGCCGCGTTGACGACCAAGGGGGCTGCCGCCTGAACGGCGTCTGCCAGCTTGAGGCCGAGCGAAGCTCGCAACCTGGCCGTGCTTTCCACAATATCGACAAGCGCGGTCGGTTGCCAGGTTCAAGGATCGCACGATAGCGCCGGGCGCGCCTGCCGTCCGCAAGGGCGTCGGCCGGCGCTACGAGCAGAGATTCCACTTGGTGGAGCGGCAACGCATCAATATTCTGGGGACGAGCTCCGACCGAAATCCGGACGGAGCGCCAATCTCCCGAGCCCAGCATGATCTCCGCAAATCTCCAGGTCGCTGCAATGAACCTTTCAGCCGACGCATTGTATGGAATGTCCGACATGGAACTGCTGGCGGCCTATGCGGAAGCCCGGCGGCAATTCGTGGAGAAGAAGTTCGCACGCGACACGCATCGGGCACGGCTGGAGTGGATCAGGGCCAAGATGTTCGTCGGCGGCTCGGGCGGGGTGACCGAGCGCAACATGGCCATCGACGTTTCGGAGGAGATCGCCCGCAAGGGCCAGGAGTTGCGTGAGATGACACGCGACCTCGATCTGCTCAAGGTCGATGTCGATCTGATTGCGATCGCCATTCGATTTCGCGGCGAATCGGCGCCGAGCCGGGCGCATGCGGAAGACCTGGACGGCGATAGCGACCGCAAAGGCCATGACGCGACCGCGTCGAGTTGACGGCAAAGGGCAGCGGGCGCGGTTTGCAGGTCGGCTCGCGTCATCGTCAGGTAGAATTGTTGTCCGCGAGGCATCAGCATGGCGCGCCGCTCGGAACAAAACTACGAACTCTTATGTAGTTGAGATTTCAGCATAGTGCTGTCAGGCGCTCGCGGAATATTCATATGCAGGTCGGGCCATGCAAACTCGAGCACCCGCTACCATGCGTATCGCACCGTGCCTTTGCCGGCACAACTGCGGGTGACGTTGGAGAACTCCCCTTCGAAGGTGCGCGCTCTCAAAATATCGAAAACAACCCCATGCAAAGTAGCAGGCGACCGCCGGCGCTCGAATAGCAACTTGACACGTCGGGCAAATCAGGGGCATTTTTCGATTATTCCGAAATCCTGTACGCGCCCGTCGCCCCGCAATAGCGGGCGCGTCCGCCGCGATTGCAGCCGAAAAATCCTCACTCAATTGCACCGGATCCGCGATGCCCGCCGCCGCATCAATGGCTTCATCGCAGAGGTCTACAACAAGGACCGGCTGCACTCGGCGCTCGGATACCAATCGCCGCTTGAGTTCGAAACCGCGTTCGCGCAAAACAAAGCACGATAACGCATCATGGCAACCGCACTGTCACAGAAATTATCTGTGTCTCACTTATGGGGTGCAGTCCAGTGCACTCAAATTCCGTAAGAATTTCAGCGTAATTCTGTCACCGTAATTTCCGGACTCTCAATGATGGATGGCGGCGGCGGGGTTCCTCCTTGTACGGTCCCCAAGGTTGCAGCGGCCTCCAAATCTCAGGTGAAATCGGAGTTAGTGGATCGGGCTTAGGAAAAGTTTCATGGGTCATAAATCACACTCATGTGTGCGCCAAGCGACTTCAACATTTTGTCGACTTCATCTTGGCTGTCCGGGTAAGCTTCGTAGAAAATCTTCGCCTTGAACAATCTCGAATAATATCTAGGGTTTATGGTCCACGCGGTATCGCGGTAGACACCTGTTTCCATATACCGGCTAGACATGAGTTTCCGCACATAGAGACTGTCTGGGGGCGCAACGAATAGCGGGTCTACCGTTCTCTCCTTGAAAAACTGAGTCTGCGGCGGCGAATGCACGCTGTATGCAGATTGGTCCCCGAATGTCGCCTGCCCACATGGTCCACGCAGCAACTTCTTCGGCTCTCCCTCGCGCGGCTTCGCTAAAAAAGTACAAAACGGCTGATTTGGATCGGCGCTTTGATAGTTGTGCCAAGCGACAAGAGTTCCCTTGAGCACATACGTTTGGTGAGACGCGATCAGAAAATATTCTGCACAGGCAGAAACGCAAAACTCGTAAACCACTACCGTCGCACGACGATCGCGTACAAGATTCGAAAGCGCAATCGCTGGTCCCGGATATCCTCCAGGACTTCGAACAACAAAAAGACCATCTTCTCTGAGGTCCGCAGCTGCCGAGACATCCATATTCTGTGAAACAGCACCGCTAAAGCACAGGACTTGCTTGTCGGGACTTAGGTTCATTGGGCTCGGGCGGACATGTCGACGACAATATTCGACAGCGCGATAATATCTGTCCCTATCAAAAGATGCTTCCTGGGTGCGCCCTTCCGCCGGACAGAAGAAACATAATGCAAGCGATGCGAAAAGCAGCCACCTTCGAGCGGTTAAATGCTTCGACTCACATCCGAATCTCTTGGGCGCCACACCAGATCTCTGTTGCATTTCAACCCAACTCGCGCTCGTCAAAGCTCTTCAAGAGGCAAGAGGAACAAGTCACATGTGACTGCGAAAGACCGACCCGTCCGGCGGATCGATGGCCGGCCGATCTGCATGATTGTCCCCTGAAGCTGATGTCATGTCGCGTGGGAAAACAAGCTCAATGAACTACGGATGCCCGGGCTCAGAGCGTTAGTCAGGGAGAGTCAGTCATTCCCGCAGCCCCTGCTCTTGTTCTACCTCCGCCTGCGGCATCATGATGCCGCAACCTGGGCGAAAGAGGATTACGGATTACGGGATTACGGTGACAGTGCACTCAGATTCCGTAAGAATTTCATGCACTGTCACCGTAATTCCGCAATTCTGTCACCGTAATTCCCTGCCGACGCTTCGCCCATGCTCTCGCGAGCATGCACGCACGGCTCGGGGCCGATGTGGATTGCTACTTCTTCATCGCAGTGGACTTGCACCACCTACTCCTTGCCGGTCTCCCGGCGCACTCACCGTAATTCCAATCCATATCGATCGTTGCTGCTCCCCCCTGCAGGCGAGGAGCAGGAAGTTTTGTTCGAGCCTAGCGTCTGATGAATGCCGCAACTCCGGCGCTCATGGCGGCGCACGTCGCCACAACGATAAATACCAGCGAAGTGTCGTGCCGGGTGTCCATGAAGTGCCCGATGATCGGTTCTCCCAATCCGGCGAACAGGTACGCGCAGAAGTTCATCACGCCGGTCGCCGTTCCCGCGCGCTTATGACCAACCAGGTCGGGACACAACGCCCAGAACGAGGATTGCGGGCCATAGACGAAGAAGCCGCACAGGAACAGGACGCCCATTCCGAGATACACTTCCGTGGTCGGGATGGTGTACATGTAGAGCGACGTGATCGCCGCCAACACCATGTAGAGCACGATAGCGGCGTAACGGCGCGAGCCGAAGATCTTGTCCGACACCCATCCGTTGCTGAATGCGCCGACCGCCATGCCTACCGGCAGTGCGATGCTGATCCAGCGCGGATCGATCGCCGAAGCAGCCCCAGCCTTCGACCAGTTGCTGCCAAGGAAATGCACGGGGACCCACACAAGAAGCCCATACCTGGCGGCGTTCTGGAAACCGATGGCAAGGCCGGCCACCAGCAATCTCCAGTTCGATAGCACGGCCTTGTATCTGGAAAAAGAACTCTCGGAATCGATGACCGAGCCGGCTTCCTTTGCCGCGTCGTCCACCGCGTCGTCATGCGGCGATTCGAATCCCATGTCTTCCGGACGTTCGCGCGCGATCAGATAGAAGGCAATGCCGCCAACCAGCAGTAGCACGACCGGAAGCCGGAATATCCAGCGCCAGTCGAGCTGGAAATAACCGACGACGACCAGCGAGGTGACGAAGGAGAGCACCGAGGCAAGCCCGGCTGCAAAGGTGTACAGTCCATAGACCATCCCGCGTTCGTGCCGTCCCCACCAGTTGGACAGAAGCCGACTCCCAGGCGCCCAGCCCATCGACTGGAAATAGCCGTTGATGCCCCAGAACACCGAGAGGCTGACGATACCCGTCGACAGACTTGTCGCCCAGTTCATGATGAAGGACAGGATCGCGCCTGCGCTCATTACGCGACGGCCGCCGAACTTGTCGCCGAGGTTTCCGTTGATCGCCTGGCCGATCGCGTAGCACCACAACAGTGCCGCGCTGGCCCAGCCGAGCGTGGCCTTGCTGACGCCGAACTCGGCCTGGATGCCAGGAATGGCAAAGCCGAAAGTCTGACGGCCGGTGTAGAAGAACAGATAGCAAAACATCGCCGCGAGCAGCATGCGCCATTGCGCGCGCCGGAAAGAAACTGCCAACTCCGGATTTGTCACCCCCAACGAGCCGACGCTCGCGGGGGCAGAAATGACTGACATTATAGACCTCCCTGGTTTCAACTGGAATCTTCGCCGCCTCGCCGCACCCGTTTTTGTTCTTGTTAGGTGCGGCCGGGACCGTTAACCCCGCCTCGGGCGGTCCGCCGTTTACGTGGGCCAGGGAAGCGAATAGGTCTTCACGTTGGTGAAGCCCTTCATTGCTTCCTGAACGCCTTCCTTGTATCCAAGGCCGGAATCCTTGATGCCACCGAACGGGGACATCTCGATCCGATAGCCCGGCACTTCCCACACGTTCACGGTTCCAACGTCGAGTCCGTTCACAAAACGTGTGATGTAGTCGAGCCGGTTGGTGCACACGCCCGACGACAGACCGAAGGCCGTCGAATTGGAAATCCTGATTACGCTGTCGATGTCATTGGGCACCCGGATGATCGGCACCACCGGCCCGAACGTTTCCTGCATCACCAGCTCGCTGGTGTAGGGGATGTGGTCGACTACGGTCGGCGGATACAGCGCGCCCTTCCGGTCGTTGCCGTGGAGCAGCCGAGCACCGTCGCGGACGGCGTCATTGACGCGACGTTCAAATTCCATAGCAGCGCGTTCGTGGATCACGGTTCCAACATCCACCGCCGGATCCATCGGGTCACCGCATTTCAGCGTCTTGGCTTTTTTGAGCACGAGCTCGGAAAATGTGTCTGCTACGGCCTCCACGCACAGGATGCGCTTGACCGCCGTGCAACGCTGGCCGGAATTCCTGGTGGCGCCGGCGACCGCGAGTTCGGCCGCCTTCTCGAGATCCGCGTCTTCCATCACGATCAGCGGATCATTTCCACCGAGTTCGAGCACAATTCGCTTGTAGCCGGCAGTTGCCGCGATGTGCTTGCCGACCCGCACCGAGCCGGTGAAGGTCACGAGGTCCGCGTCCGGGTCTGTGATCATCGCGTCGCCCATGGAATGCGGATTTCCGGTGACGACGGACAGCATTTCCGGCGGCAGGCCCGCTTCGTAGAGCACGTCGGCCAGCGCCAGCGCGGTCAGCGGCGTCAATTCCGTCGGCTTCAGCACGATCCGGTTGTTGGTAGCGATCGCCGGCGCGATCTTGTGACTCACCATGTTGAGTGGATGATTGAAGGGCGTGATCGCGGAAATTGCGCCCAACAGCGGCGTGCGCGTCGTGAATATCTTGCGCGCCTTGCCTTGCGGGCTGATGTCGCACGAAAAGGTTTCGCCATCGTCCAGGATCGCCAGCTGACCCGCAAACGAATAGACGTCGTAGGCGCGGCCGGCCTCATAGAGCGAGTCCTTCCAGCAAAGCCCGGACTCGGCGGTGATCAGCCGCGCGAAATCTTCCTTGCGGCTGGAGAGGATGTCGGCAGTCCGCAGCAGAATCTGTTGCCGCTCGTACCGGCTGAGCTTCGGTTTAAAAGCCTTGGCCTTGGCAAAGGCGTCTCGTACATGCTCGGTACGTGCGGCTGGAACGGTACCAATCACCTTGTTGGTATAGGGATTGAAAACTTCCACACGCTCATCGGTATCCACGAAGTATCCCGCGATACGCATCTTTTCATGGCGAATGGTCGGTGCCTGGATGTTCATCAGACTATCCCACTTTTAGAGCGTTCGCGATTTCAATGCATGCGATTGAGGGCAACGTCGAAGGCGTCGAAATTCCGCAAGAGGTGACCAGGCGGAAGCACGATCTTCCGGTTTGCGATCAGCGGAACGCGCTCCTCAGTCAGTCCACCGTGCGACCTGAGAGGCTCGGTCAATCCCGACAGGTCGTGACGCGCCCGGCTGGTTCCCAGCACCTTGTGCTTGGAGGAGATGACCACGATGTCGCCGATACGATCGGCTGGCAGTTCGAAACGGGCACACGCTTCCTTTCGGGTCTGTGCCAGTTCGACGCCGTCGACCTTGCGAAGCCGGACAAGCAGCGCATCGACGTTGCTGCCCTGCGGGGCATAGATCGTCGCGAAAGAGCCGAGCGCGCCGTGATGGGCGACGTAGGGATCGGTGATCGGCAGGATTACCCGCGCCGCTCCCTTGCCGGTCCACTCGTCCATGAGGTCCTGCAGGTAAAGGACATCTGGCTTTCCATCCGGCAAGAACTTGTCGTTCATGCCGTGGTCGGCCGTTGCGACGATATTGCAACCGAGCGCATCGAACAGCGCCAGGTAACCGTCGATCATCGCGTAGAAATCGTTGGCGATCCTGGTGCCGAGTCCAACCTTGTGCTGGATGTAATCGGTGGTCGAGAGATACATCAGGTCGGGACGATGGTGCTGGACGAGCTTGACGCCGGCGGCAAACACAAATTCGGAAAGATCGGCGGAATATACCTGGGGAAGCGGCAGACCGACGAATTCGAGAACTTGGTCTATTCCGTTGTTTGCCACCGTGGCCTGGTCGGCCTTCTCCGACGAAAAGGCGAAGGCCCGGCCGGTGGAATAATCCAGCCCATGCGACAGCAGCGTGCGCAGTTTGTCCTTGGCGGTAATGGCTGCGACCTTGTATCCGGCATCATGCACACCCGAGAGAATCGTCGGCGCGCGCAGGAATTTGGGATCGTTCATCATCACTTCGACGCCGCTTGCGGTGTCATAGAAGTAATTGCCGGCGATCCCATGTACCGCCGGCGGCCGCCCGGTGATGATCGACAGGTTGTTCGGATTGGTGAAGCTTGGAATGACGCTGTTGGCGTGAACGTGAGCACCTTCCTTCATGAAGCGCGCAAATGTCGGCGCCACGCCGGCCTCGATGGCCTTCTCGATATATCCGGGCTCGGAACCGTCGAGACAAATCACGACGGTCGGCCGCTCGGGCGCGTAGTAATCGCGGCCGTTGACGGCAATGGTCTTTCCGTTGGCTTGCATGTTCGCTCTCCTTGTCGCGCCCCGGTGAACGCTTCGCGCGTCCGGCCTTGCGGGCTATTCGGGCTTCAGGCAGTTCTGGCCTTCGGCAGACGCAACATCTGCGACGCCTCGATCAGTCTTTCTCTCGAGCCGAGAAAATTCTTGCCACGCTCGCCTTCGAGCGACTCTTCGATCAGGGCGCGCCATTCCTGGCGATCGATCTTGTACGAAGCCGGATTGCAGGAAATGCCGAGCATTCCCATGAAGTCTTCGAGATCGTCGGCTCCCTGCGCGAGATTGGCGCCGAAAATCTGTTTCAGGCTGTCCTCGCAGAGGCCGCCTGCACCCTGAACGCTGCGCAGCACCATCGGCAATGAAAACGAGCAGGCGATTCCGTGCTGAACGCGATGCCGCAGCGTGATCGGATAGGATAAGGAATGTGCGATAGCCGTCTTGGTGTTGGAGAACGCCAGCCCTGCAAACAAGGCAGCCATCGCCATCCGGCTGCGCAATTCGACGTTGCCGAGATCGCGCACCAGCTCCGGCAACACGTCCAGTATGTTGCGCGCGGCAAATACCGCGTGGTTCGCCGACACCGGGTTGTTGTTGAGGTTCCACAGGCTTTCCAGCGAATGCGACAACGCATCCAGTCCGGTGCTGATCGTCAACAGCAACGGCTTGCCGAGCATGAGGCGCGGGTCGATAACGGCGTGGCTGGGGTAAAGGCCCGGCCGGGCGAGGGAGTACTTCTTGCCGCTCGCCTCGTCCCAGACGGTGCCCCAGCACGTAACTTCGCTGCCGGTGCCGGCAGTGGTCGGAACGGCGATGATGGGAATCTGCGAGAGTTGCTCGGCGCCCTTCTGGCTTTCAAGGTACGTCTTGACCTTGCCGAAGTCGCCGCCGGCTGCCGCGAACACCTTGGCCGAGTCGATCACCGAGCCGCCACCGAGCGCGACGATCACCTCCGGCTGCTGCTGCAGCGCGGCGAAACGGCCGGCTTGCTCGGCCAGCAATCGATAATCGGGATTGGGTGCGACATCGCGGACGACTAAAGCAGGTCGGCCGGCCGTCTTTTCCAGCTTGCCCGCAAGGTCGTCAAAGAACGGCTCGCCATAGGTGACCAGAGCATACCGCCGCCTTCCGATCAAATCAGGCAGCTTGGCAAAGCTGTCGATGCCGAATTCGACCTGAACCGGGTTTCCGTATCGCCACATCGTTGCGCCCCTCCGTTTTGAGGAACGGTAAGGAATGCTCAACTATTGACAAATTCATATTGTCGACGTGATCTATTGATTATGCCAATAGTGTTCAGCCAGATCCGCGCCTTCCATGCCGTTGCCGAGCGCGGCGGGTTCACCGCCGCATCGCGCGTTCTGAACGTCGGCCAGCCGACGCTGACCATTCAGGTCAAGGAGCTCGAGCAGACTTACGGTGTCGAATTGCTGCTCCGTAAATCGAGGCGGATCGAACTGACCGAAGCCGGCGCCGCACTGTTGGAGATCACGCGCGGTATCATGAAATTCTGCGACGAGGCTCATGAATTGCTTGGTGCGCGCGGCAAAGCAACGACGGGGCACTTGCGTCTGGCAACGGTCGGCCCCTTTCACGCGACCGAGATCTTGGCCGCGTTCAGGCGCAACCATCCCGGCGTGCAGATCTCGACGTTGCTTGGCAATTCCGAACGCACCCTTCGCCACATCATCGACTTCGAAGCCGAGGTCGCCATTCTGGCGGAGGTCCCGGCGGACCCGCGCGTGATGATGATTCCTTACCGGACACACCGCGTGATCGTGTTCGTCAATGGAGATCATCCGTGGTTCAAGCGAAAATCCGTCAAGCTGCGCGAGCTTGCCGATCAGCCCCTCGTTCTGCGCGAGCGCGGTTCCACGACGCGACGTGCATTCGAAGCGGCGATGCATGACGAAGGTTTGAAGATCAACCCGGTTTTCGAGATCGAAAGCCGCGAAGGCGTTTGGAAAGCGGTTGAGCGGGGACTCGGCATCAGCGTGGTAGCTGATTTCGAATTCGTCCCGCACTCAAACCTGCATGCGCTGGAAATCAGCGATCACGTCATCAAGACACAATATAGCATCGCCTATCACAGGGAGCGCGCACATTCCCCGATCATAAAAGCGTTTATCGATACGGTCAGCCGAATGAAAAAGACGACTCGCTGAAGGGGCCGACGTTATCGATATTTAATGCAGACAAAGCTCTCCCCCGAATGGAGGTCAAGGTTTTGGGCGCTGAACGGCGGCGCCGATGGAGTTACGACGAGAAGGTTCATCCAGTCGGAAGAGACCTAGCAAGCTGGCGAGACTGTTTGTGGCATTGCCCGCCGGCATGGATTGGCTCAAATCCTGCTGTTCACCTGGCGCCGACAAGCGCGCCAGAGCCGTTTATCAAAATCCACGGATCGTTATAAATTCCGATGGATCAGCACGATCTG from Bradyrhizobium sp. AZCC 1693 encodes:
- the phnA gene encoding phosphonoacetate hydrolase; amino-acid sequence: MQANGKTIAVNGRDYYAPERPTVVICLDGSEPGYIEKAIEAGVAPTFARFMKEGAHVHANSVIPSFTNPNNLSIITGRPPAVHGIAGNYFYDTASGVEVMMNDPKFLRAPTILSGVHDAGYKVAAITAKDKLRTLLSHGLDYSTGRAFAFSSEKADQATVANNGIDQVLEFVGLPLPQVYSADLSEFVFAAGVKLVQHHRPDLMYLSTTDYIQHKVGLGTRIANDFYAMIDGYLALFDALGCNIVATADHGMNDKFLPDGKPDVLYLQDLMDEWTGKGAARVILPITDPYVAHHGALGSFATIYAPQGSNVDALLVRLRKVDGVELAQTRKEACARFELPADRIGDIVVISSKHKVLGTSRARHDLSGLTEPLRSHGGLTEERVPLIANRKIVLPPGHLLRNFDAFDVALNRMH
- a CDS encoding MFS transporter, translating into MSVISAPASVGSLGVTNPELAVSFRRAQWRMLLAAMFCYLFFYTGRQTFGFAIPGIQAEFGVSKATLGWASAALLWCYAIGQAINGNLGDKFGGRRVMSAGAILSFIMNWATSLSTGIVSLSVFWGINGYFQSMGWAPGSRLLSNWWGRHERGMVYGLYTFAAGLASVLSFVTSLVVVGYFQLDWRWIFRLPVVLLLVGGIAFYLIARERPEDMGFESPHDDAVDDAAKEAGSVIDSESSFSRYKAVLSNWRLLVAGLAIGFQNAARYGLLVWVPVHFLGSNWSKAGAASAIDPRWISIALPVGMAVGAFSNGWVSDKIFGSRRYAAIVLYMVLAAITSLYMYTIPTTEVYLGMGVLFLCGFFVYGPQSSFWALCPDLVGHKRAGTATGVMNFCAYLFAGLGEPIIGHFMDTRHDTSLVFIVVATCAAMSAGVAAFIRR
- a CDS encoding phosphonoacetaldehyde reductase yields the protein MWRYGNPVQVEFGIDSFAKLPDLIGRRRYALVTYGEPFFDDLAGKLEKTAGRPALVVRDVAPNPDYRLLAEQAGRFAALQQQPEVIVALGGGSVIDSAKVFAAAGGDFGKVKTYLESQKGAEQLSQIPIIAVPTTAGTGSEVTCWGTVWDEASGKKYSLARPGLYPSHAVIDPRLMLGKPLLLTISTGLDALSHSLESLWNLNNNPVSANHAVFAARNILDVLPELVRDLGNVELRSRMAMAALFAGLAFSNTKTAIAHSLSYPITLRHRVQHGIACSFSLPMVLRSVQGAGGLCEDSLKQIFGANLAQGADDLEDFMGMLGISCNPASYKIDRQEWRALIEESLEGERGKNFLGSRERLIEASQMLRLPKARTA
- the phnY gene encoding phosphonoacetaldehyde dehydrogenase is translated as MNIQAPTIRHEKMRIAGYFVDTDERVEVFNPYTNKVIGTVPAARTEHVRDAFAKAKAFKPKLSRYERQQILLRTADILSSRKEDFARLITAESGLCWKDSLYEAGRAYDVYSFAGQLAILDDGETFSCDISPQGKARKIFTTRTPLLGAISAITPFNHPLNMVSHKIAPAIATNNRIVLKPTELTPLTALALADVLYEAGLPPEMLSVVTGNPHSMGDAMITDPDADLVTFTGSVRVGKHIAATAGYKRIVLELGGNDPLIVMEDADLEKAAELAVAGATRNSGQRCTAVKRILCVEAVADTFSELVLKKAKTLKCGDPMDPAVDVGTVIHERAAMEFERRVNDAVRDGARLLHGNDRKGALYPPTVVDHIPYTSELVMQETFGPVVPIIRVPNDIDSVIRISNSTAFGLSSGVCTNRLDYITRFVNGLDVGTVNVWEVPGYRIEMSPFGGIKDSGLGYKEGVQEAMKGFTNVKTYSLPWPT
- a CDS encoding LysR substrate-binding domain-containing protein: MKFCDEAHELLGARGKATTGHLRLATVGPFHATEILAAFRRNHPGVQISTLLGNSERTLRHIIDFEAEVAILAEVPADPRVMMIPYRTHRVIVFVNGDHPWFKRKSVKLRELADQPLVLRERGSTTRRAFEAAMHDEGLKINPVFEIESREGVWKAVERGLGISVVADFEFVPHSNLHALEISDHVIKTQYSIAYHRERAHSPIIKAFIDTVSRMKKTTR